Proteins encoded within one genomic window of Pieris rapae chromosome 1, ilPieRapa1.1, whole genome shotgun sequence:
- the LOC110999935 gene encoding toll-like receptor 3: protein MEHCFGTMSLLLYMAAFWHVSLATNNCHIDDQTRVDCYYTIICEQYAGSAPNPSCSLDPYVTFIIKNSYLEYLTAGFFGATNFDSRVRKIQAEDNTWAHIEESSIRYFTKAEVIDFSNNRIQHVKNYAFKNLLSLKSLNLSRNYIQTLPSASLLATENRISSLKVVDLSYNRIANITTNAFKYLSNLEELYLNYNNIIYIEDNEFGSLNSLVSLNLKHNKLDSINMTLVNLKMLQNLDLSFNYIKSISDYELNRLTSLERLNMSNNIIETLESNCFNRAFNLLSVDFQNNFIKSELENVMFINNHNLSYVNFENNNITKIQDGIFKHSSIAFINLQNNNIDAKITETTWKGLENVTFLDLSGQRFKNLTDNAFSGMKNLQHLNLSSNQINSVHSTTFSSSNIIYNLDLSHNNISDISFFRNSLPNVTVLFLNNNKLTKVEQGLFSKHMHLKSLDLSMNNIVSIEPLSLPLSSLQYLYLAGNNLSGPIKKDVFSPAKLLRFLDLNNFNITKIEKQAFINLPVLVRLNVSHNAIEEIDPDNFQTTANMINLDVSYNQLSKFELNISSLGGTQAMYLNNNKLKVLPSANLTGIVYLDISNNEIDNISLPIFRSFHSLRVLHLSHNSLNSFNNLYTNTLKDLSDLNLSHNLIYSLNISYFKNLTSLDISHNCISTINSTFLQNLDFLQSLDISNNNITSILPGTFTNLKVLKLLNMSSNSLINLRFGTFRGLHTVEVLDLSRNAISEIDVHVFHECIALKRLVVDYNELKSFNIEQLISISPSLDTVSIGGNPIECKEIVRSIKNLTDSTMQKASDTIRIVQVTSVDKIYHEDNVHGIKCGDADYTNSTTKIKETESQSNISGLSVSVGILLTILVVAFIVLAGYVVYKLKGNMHSESRLQMRHSMDTSISDFQGNLLN, encoded by the exons ATGGAGCATTGTTTTGGTACTATGAGTTTACTGTTAT acatGGCAGCATTTTGGCACGTGTCCTTAGCAACAAACAACTGCCATATAGATGACCAAACGCGTGTCGACTGCTACTACACAATCATTTGTGAGCAATATGCTGGTTCTGCACCAAACCCATCGTGCTCACTTGATCCCTACGtcacttttataattaaaaactcctACCTCGAGTACCTGACTGCTGGATTTTTTGGCGCAACAAATTTCGACTCGCGTGTCAGAAAAATACAAGCTGAAGACAATACATGGGCGCATATAGAAGAATCGTCAATCAGATATTTTACTAAAGCGGAAGTCATCGATTTTTCCAATAACCGTATTCAGCACGTTAAGAACTATGCATTCAAAAATCTACtatctttaaaaagtttaaatctgtcgagaaattatattcaaacatTACCGAGTGCTTCTTTGTTGGCGACTGAGAATCGAATATCTTCATTGAAAGTTGTTGATCTGTCATATAATAGAATTGCTAATATTACAACAAATGCATTTAAGTACTTGTCTAATTTGgaggaattatatttaaattataataatattatttatattgaggATAATGAGTTTGGAAGTTTGAATAGCTTGGTAagtcttaatttaaaacataataaattagattcaattaatatgacattggTAAATCTGAAAATGTTGCAAAATTTAGATTTGTCtttcaattacattaaatcaatttctgattatgaattaaataggCTCACATCTCTAGAAAGATTGAAtatgtcaaataatattattgaaacacTGGAATCTAATTGTTTTAATCGGGCTTTTAATCTGTTATCAGTTgattttcaaaacaattttataaaatctgagTTAGAAAATgtgatgtttataaataatcataatttgagttatgttaattttgaaaacaataatattacaaaaattcaaGACGGCATTTTTAAACACAGTTCAATTGCGTTCATTAATCTTCAAAACAACAATATAGATGCGAAAATAACTGAAACTACTTGGAAGGGATTAGAGAACGTCacatttttagatttatctGGACAAAGGTTTAAGAATTTAACCGATAATGCGTTTTCTGGTATGAAAAACTTGCAACATCTGAATTTAAGTAGCAATCAAATAAACTCAGTCCATAGTACCACCTTTTCATCttcaaacattatatataatttggatCTATCACATAATAACATAtctgatataagtttttttaggaATTCATTACCAAATGTTACTGttctatttcttaataataataagctaaCAAAAGTCGAACAGGGATTATTTTCAAAGCACATGCATTTGAAATCTTTAGATTTATCCATGAATAATATTGTTAGCATTGAACCTTTATCATTGCCATTATCAAGCCTGCAATACCTCTATCTCGCTGGTAATAATCTAAGTGgaccaataaaaaaagacgTATTCAGTCCAGCAAAACTTTTACGATTTctggatttaaataattttaatattacaaaaatagaaaagcaagcatttattaatttgcctGTTCTAGTTAGACTGAACGTGTCACATAATGCAATTGAAGAAATAGACCCTGATAATTTTCAAACAACTGCAAATATGATAAACTTAGATGTCTCTTATAATCAATTatcaaaatttgaattaaatatttcatcattgGGTGGTACTCAGGCaatgtatttgaataataataaacttaaagttCTTCCAAGTGCAAACCTGACTGGGAttgtatatttagatatatctaataatgaAATTGATAACATATCACTCCCTATATTCAGATCGTTTCATAGTCTACGCGTTCTCCATTTATCGCACAATTCATTGAACTCTTTTAATAACCTATACACTAATACATTAAAAGACCTTTCAGACCTCAATTTGTCACACAATctaatttattctttaaatattagttatttcaagAATTTAACTAGTTTGGACATAAGTCATAATTGTATCAGTACTATAAACagtacatttttacaaaacttaGATTTCTTACAGTCTTTAGATATTAGCAATAATAACATAACATCAATACTTCCAGGCACATTCACAAACTTAAAAGTTCTTAAACTCTTAAATATGTCAtctaattcattaataaatcttaGATTTGGAACGTTTAGGGGCTTACACACAGTTGAAGTACTAGATTTATCAAGAAATGCAATATCTGAGATAGATGTTCATGTATTTCATGAATGTATTGCATTGAAACGTTTAGTAGTTGATTATAATGAACTAAAATCCTTCAATATAGAACAGTTAATAAGTATATCACCTTCCCTCGATACAGTGAGCATTGGGGGCAATCCAATTGAATGTAAAGAAATTGTTCgcagtattaaaaacttaactgaTTCCACAATGCAAAAAGCTTCGGATACAATCCGGATTGTACAGGTGACATCTGTTGACAAAATATATCACGAAGATAACGTCCATGGTATTAAATGTGGAGATGCGGATTACACCAACTCTACAACGAAGATTAAAGAGACTGAATCTCAATCAAACATATCTGGATTGTCAGTCTCTGTAGGCATTTTACTTACAATTTTAGTAGTTGCGTTTATAGTTCTAGCGGGTTACGTagtttataaacttaaagGTAATATGCATTCAGAATCCAGATTGCAAATGAGGCATTCTATGGATACTAGCATTTCTGACTTTCAAggtaatcttttaaattaa